A genomic window from Hymenobacter psoromatis includes:
- a CDS encoding isochorismatase: protein MNSNLKTTALLLVDPYNDFLSEEGKAWPRIKDVAEQVGALDNLRSVLAAARAKGLKVFFVPHHRSEQGDLSDWDHPTPYQQATVERLMFGKGTWGGTFHDDFQPQPGDTVVQEHWGASGFANTDLDMQLKQHGIERIILAGMIANTCIEATGRYGMELGYHVTLVKDATAAFSPEAMRAAHEINGPTFAHAILTTAELTQQLGA from the coding sequence ATGAATAGTAACCTGAAAACTACCGCCCTCTTGTTGGTGGACCCCTACAACGACTTCCTCAGCGAGGAGGGAAAAGCCTGGCCCCGCATCAAGGATGTCGCCGAGCAAGTTGGCGCGCTCGACAATCTGCGCTCTGTCCTCGCCGCCGCCCGCGCAAAGGGGCTGAAGGTCTTCTTCGTGCCCCATCATCGCTCCGAGCAGGGCGACCTTTCTGATTGGGACCATCCGACCCCCTACCAGCAGGCCACGGTCGAGCGGCTCATGTTCGGCAAGGGCACGTGGGGCGGGACGTTCCACGACGACTTCCAGCCGCAACCGGGCGACACGGTCGTGCAGGAGCACTGGGGTGCTAGCGGCTTCGCCAACACCGACCTCGACATGCAGCTCAAACAGCACGGCATCGAGCGGATCATCCTGGCTGGCATGATTGCCAACACCTGCATTGAGGCGACCGGGCGCTACGGCATGGAACTCGGCTACCACGTCACGCTGGTGAAGGACGCGACGGCGGCGTTCAGCCCGGAGGCGATGCGGGCCGCCCACGAAATCAACGGGCCAACTTTCGCCCACGCCATCCTCACCACCGCAGAGCTGACGCAACAGCTCGGGGCTTGA
- a CDS encoding aldo/keto reductase codes for MPLNSYVTLGHSGLRVSPFCLGAMSFGEDLGWGSSVADSEAILARYLEQGGNFIDTANIYTRGHSEKIIGDFFAQGKGERDRVVLATKFFCNLHAGDPNGGGAGRKAIIAQCDESLRRLQTNYIDLYYLHNWDRFTPVEETMRALDDLVRAGKVRYVGFSDAPAWKVAQAQMIATFRGWAPLIALQIEYSLGERTVEGELVPMAQELGLGVLPWSPLKMGVLTGKYTRENHEPLAKRSGYVGQITERDYDLIDELQRVATELNTDMSTVALAWVQGQPGVTSTIIGSRTIEHLNANLKALDFQLPAEQRAVLDAASKPALNFPAAMNANMSPGLAQAGTTVNGVPSQLGGNVPTTDAHRY; via the coding sequence ATGCCACTTAATTCATATGTAACGCTCGGTCACTCCGGGTTGCGGGTGAGTCCGTTTTGCCTGGGTGCTATGAGCTTCGGCGAGGATTTGGGCTGGGGTTCCAGCGTAGCCGACTCCGAGGCTATTCTGGCGCGCTACCTGGAGCAGGGCGGCAACTTCATCGATACGGCCAACATCTACACCCGCGGGCACTCCGAGAAGATTATCGGCGACTTCTTTGCCCAAGGCAAAGGGGAGCGCGACCGGGTAGTGCTGGCCACCAAGTTTTTTTGTAACCTCCACGCCGGCGACCCCAACGGCGGCGGGGCCGGCCGCAAGGCCATCATCGCGCAGTGCGACGAGTCGCTGCGCCGCCTGCAAACCAACTATATCGACCTGTACTACCTGCACAACTGGGACCGGTTCACGCCCGTGGAAGAGACCATGCGCGCCCTCGACGACCTGGTGCGGGCCGGCAAGGTGCGCTACGTGGGCTTCTCTGATGCGCCGGCCTGGAAGGTGGCTCAGGCGCAAATGATTGCCACTTTCCGGGGCTGGGCACCGCTCATTGCGCTGCAGATTGAGTATTCGCTAGGGGAGCGCACCGTGGAGGGCGAACTGGTGCCGATGGCGCAGGAGCTGGGCCTGGGCGTGCTGCCGTGGAGCCCGCTCAAAATGGGCGTGCTGACGGGCAAGTACACCCGCGAAAACCACGAACCGCTGGCCAAGCGCAGCGGCTATGTCGGGCAAATCACGGAGCGGGACTACGACCTCATTGACGAGTTGCAGCGGGTGGCTACGGAATTGAATACGGATATGTCCACCGTAGCCCTGGCCTGGGTACAAGGCCAGCCGGGTGTCACGTCCACCATCATCGGGTCGCGCACAATAGAGCACCTCAACGCGAACCTAAAGGCCTTGGATTTCCAACTGCCGGCCGAGCAACGGGCCGTCCTCGACGCCGCGTCCAAGCCCGCACTGAACTTCCCGGCCGCGATGAACGCGAATATGTCGCCTGGCTTAGCGCAAGCCGGGACCACCGTCAATGGTGTACCTAGTCAGCTCGGCGGCAACGTGCCGACCACCGACGCGCATCGCTATTGA
- a CDS encoding TetR family transcriptional regulator has protein sequence MADTQQHIIEAAIRVFNEDYSAPLEKVAERAGVTRRTLHRHFAGRDELVTSCAQEMQRSCQRAMTQALDSSPDPRTQLENMLYAAIDCGAKYAFFSKLHTRPAHQHSAQDADCAGYDAVTNRCRAVMARLQSQGSISPHLTVEWVFLLFSGLISTTIDAQCAGTVARQHLKQFAWFSFSKGIGL, from the coding sequence ATGGCCGATACTCAGCAGCACATTATTGAAGCGGCCATCCGCGTGTTCAACGAGGACTACTCGGCTCCGCTCGAAAAAGTGGCGGAGCGGGCCGGCGTTACCCGCCGGACCCTGCACCGCCACTTCGCGGGCCGCGACGAGCTGGTGACCAGCTGCGCCCAGGAGATGCAGCGCAGCTGCCAGCGGGCCATGACGCAGGCCCTCGACAGCTCGCCCGACCCGCGCACGCAGCTGGAAAATATGCTGTACGCGGCCATCGACTGCGGGGCCAAGTATGCGTTTTTCAGTAAGCTGCACACCCGGCCGGCGCACCAGCATTCGGCCCAGGATGCCGACTGCGCGGGATACGATGCCGTGACGAACCGCTGCCGCGCCGTTATGGCCCGGCTCCAAAGCCAGGGCAGCATCAGCCCGCACCTTACGGTAGAATGGGTTTTTCTGCTGTTCAGCGGGCTGATTTCCACCACCATCGACGCGCAGTGCGCCGGGACGGTGGCCCGGCAGCACCTCAAGCAGTTTGCCTGGTTTTCCTTCAGCAAGGGCATTGGCCTGTGA
- a CDS encoding pyridine nucleotide-disulfide oxidoreductase gives MENSPDYDVVIIGGSYAGLSAALTLGRAIRRVLVLDSGRPCNRMTPHSHNFLTQDGRTPADIAAQARAQVLAYPTVQLVSETAVAAQGTDHDFTVTTDCGRTVRARKLLFATGVRDLLPARPGLAECWGISAIHCPYCHGYEYRDQPTGILLNGDAAFEQARLIRNWTARLTVFTGGESTIGPAHRQQLAALGVEVETSAVRELVHQRGYLTHLALADERRVPLAALYVRPAFEQHCPLPRALSCTHTEAGYLGVDEAQKTSVAGIYAAGDATTMMRSVSYAVAAGVKAGAFLNHELLGPA, from the coding sequence ATGGAAAATTCTCCTGACTACGACGTAGTAATTATTGGCGGCAGCTACGCGGGCCTATCGGCCGCGCTAACGCTGGGACGCGCCATCCGGCGGGTGCTGGTGCTCGACAGCGGCCGGCCTTGCAACCGCATGACGCCCCACTCGCATAATTTTCTGACCCAGGACGGCCGCACGCCCGCCGACATCGCGGCGCAGGCCCGCGCCCAGGTACTGGCCTACCCCACCGTGCAGCTAGTGTCGGAAACGGCCGTGGCGGCCCAGGGCACCGACCACGACTTCACGGTGACGACCGACTGCGGGCGGACCGTGCGGGCGCGCAAGTTGCTGTTTGCCACCGGCGTGCGCGACCTGCTGCCCGCCAGGCCCGGCCTGGCCGAGTGCTGGGGCATCTCGGCCATTCACTGCCCCTACTGCCACGGCTACGAATACCGCGACCAGCCCACCGGCATCCTGCTCAACGGCGACGCGGCGTTTGAGCAGGCGCGGCTTATCCGGAATTGGACGGCCCGGCTCACCGTTTTCACCGGTGGCGAATCGACCATCGGGCCGGCGCACCGGCAGCAGCTGGCGGCGCTGGGCGTCGAAGTCGAAACGAGCGCCGTGCGGGAGCTGGTTCACCAGCGCGGCTACCTCACCCACCTGGCGCTGGCCGACGAGCGCCGGGTACCGTTGGCGGCCCTCTACGTGCGGCCGGCGTTCGAGCAGCACTGCCCCCTGCCGCGCGCGTTGAGCTGCACCCACACCGAGGCGGGCTACCTGGGCGTGGACGAGGCCCAGAAAACCAGCGTCGCGGGCATCTACGCGGCCGGCGATGCCACGACCATGATGCGCTCGGTCAGCTACGCGGTAGCGGCCGGTGTCAAGGCTGGGGCGTTCCTCAACCACGAGCTGCTCGGCCCGGCGTAG
- a CDS encoding alkene reductase produces the protein MSSQPLLTPFHSGLLTLKNRVVMAPMTRSRANNAAQLPNELMVDYYRQRATAGLLITEGMYVNRAAAGYINVPGLYTPAQVAGWRPVTAGVHELGGTVFAQLWHVGRMSHPDLLGGQLPLAPSAINPHDKVYTPTGFQETVTPQAMSLDQIQQTIADFAQAAQNALAAGFDGVEIHAANGYLFHQFFNAPSNTRTDAYGGSVENRARLLFDVLDATQAAGVDLRKVGVRLNPSFYGLFGTTIDAQTIPTFDYIVRRLNDYDLAYLHLCEPFIDVSQVPFAEPHIARHYRPLYKGTLIINGSMTQDKGNALLAAGEADLVSFGTLFIANPDLVARFARHAPLAEADKATYYTPGAAGYTDYPALAG, from the coding sequence ATGTCTTCCCAACCGCTTCTGACACCCTTTCACTCCGGGCTGCTCACCCTAAAAAACCGCGTGGTCATGGCCCCGATGACGCGCAGCCGCGCCAACAATGCCGCCCAGCTGCCAAACGAGCTGATGGTGGACTATTACCGCCAGCGGGCCACCGCCGGCCTGCTGATTACGGAGGGCATGTACGTCAACCGCGCAGCGGCCGGCTACATCAACGTGCCCGGCCTCTACACGCCCGCGCAGGTGGCGGGCTGGCGGCCCGTCACCGCCGGCGTGCATGAGCTGGGCGGCACCGTCTTCGCGCAGCTCTGGCACGTGGGCCGGATGTCGCACCCCGACCTGCTCGGCGGGCAGTTGCCGCTGGCCCCTTCGGCCATAAATCCGCACGATAAAGTGTACACGCCCACCGGCTTCCAGGAGACGGTAACGCCCCAGGCCATGAGCCTGGACCAGATTCAGCAGACCATTGCCGACTTTGCCCAGGCGGCCCAAAACGCCCTCGCGGCGGGCTTCGATGGCGTGGAGATTCACGCGGCCAACGGCTACCTGTTTCACCAGTTTTTCAACGCCCCCAGCAACACCCGGACGGATGCCTACGGCGGCTCGGTGGAAAACCGCGCCCGGCTGCTGTTCGACGTGCTCGACGCCACCCAGGCGGCGGGGGTGGACCTGCGCAAAGTCGGCGTGCGCCTTAACCCCTCGTTTTACGGCCTCTTCGGCACCACCATCGACGCGCAGACCATTCCAACGTTCGACTATATCGTGCGGCGGCTCAACGACTACGACTTAGCCTACCTGCACCTGTGCGAGCCGTTTATCGACGTAAGCCAGGTGCCCTTTGCCGAGCCGCACATTGCCCGGCACTACCGCCCCCTCTACAAGGGCACGCTCATCATCAATGGCAGCATGACGCAGGACAAGGGCAACGCGCTGCTAGCGGCGGGCGAGGCTGACCTGGTATCCTTCGGCACGCTCTTCATTGCCAACCCCGACCTGGTGGCGCGTTTTGCCCGGCACGCCCCGCTGGCCGAAGCGGACAAGGCCACCTACTACACGCCGGGAGCGGCGGGCTACACCGACTACCCGGCGCTGGCCGGGTAG
- a CDS encoding peptidase M1 yields MRYAYALGLLGLLAAPALAQTPTPPPPGQLVGPYRASATKVNDLVHTKLAVKFDYAKRYLYGQEWVTLRPHGYPTDSLRLDAQGMDIQVVALLEGTRQIPLQYTYTDQNNLYVSLGRSFKPGEAYTVYLDYVAKPDELKAKGSAAITDAKGLYFINPDSAVAGKPVQIWTQGETQSASAWFPTIDRPNQKSTEEIAMTVPSKYVTLSNGRLVSQVPAGPGLRTDTWQMDLPHAPYLFMMAVGDFKIYKDTWRGKEVTYYLESKYAPFAKQIFGNTPDMLEFFSNRLGVAFPWNKYAQIVVRDYVSGAMENTTATLHGEQVQLDARELLDREYPGESVIAHELFHQWFGDYVTAESWSNITVNESMADFSEGLYAEHKYGREAADYHTYANLRRYLANPTGAAKDLVRFHYATKEDVFDVVTYQKGGAVVDMLRTYLGDDVFFGGLQKYLKDNALGTGEAHQLRLAMEAASGQDLNWFFNQWYFGAGHPLVTIDYAWDAARRVQRVTLTQTQPGEPFRLPLAIDYYVNGKVQRQRVLLTQASQTFEMPLAAAPALVNVDAEKKLVWLKTDHKPFSAYAYQYAHAPLYVDRREALAAAQAAQAKDPAARALLLGALNDKFYDLRRAAAQSLDLKNNAVASAAAPTLRKRLATEQNPAVQTALLGALGQLKDKRDAGVFTRYLAGTRSYAVQGAALQALAEVAPPQALAKAQALEGDDHAALTQAVVATYAVAGGGAQWPYIREKFDAAPISAKVGLLPGLAAMLPRLSEPKLFAEDVARLQAIGIQYKSQGADHVIIGLLQNSLKENAHSADVPENRQTLARAIQQI; encoded by the coding sequence ATGAGGTACGCTTACGCCCTAGGTCTGCTGGGCCTACTGGCTGCCCCTGCCCTGGCCCAAACCCCCACGCCACCTCCGCCCGGCCAGCTCGTGGGGCCCTACCGCGCCTCGGCGACCAAGGTCAACGACCTGGTACATACCAAGCTGGCGGTGAAATTTGACTACGCCAAGCGCTACCTCTACGGCCAGGAGTGGGTGACGCTCCGGCCCCACGGCTACCCCACCGATTCGCTGCGGCTCGATGCACAGGGCATGGACATCCAGGTGGTGGCCCTGCTGGAAGGCACCCGGCAAATCCCGCTCCAGTACACGTACACCGACCAGAACAACCTCTACGTCAGCCTGGGGCGCAGCTTTAAGCCCGGCGAGGCCTATACCGTGTACCTCGACTACGTGGCCAAGCCCGACGAGCTGAAGGCGAAGGGCTCGGCCGCCATCACCGATGCTAAGGGCTTGTACTTTATTAATCCCGACAGCGCGGTGGCGGGTAAGCCGGTGCAAATCTGGACCCAGGGCGAGACGCAAAGCGCGTCGGCCTGGTTTCCGACCATCGACCGGCCCAACCAAAAATCGACCGAAGAAATTGCGATGACCGTACCCAGTAAGTACGTGACGCTTAGCAACGGTCGCCTGGTGAGCCAGGTGCCCGCCGGCCCCGGCCTGCGCACCGATACCTGGCAAATGGACCTGCCCCACGCGCCCTACCTGTTCATGATGGCCGTCGGCGACTTCAAAATCTACAAAGACACCTGGCGCGGCAAGGAGGTCACTTATTACCTCGAATCCAAGTACGCGCCCTTCGCCAAGCAGATTTTCGGCAACACGCCCGATATGCTGGAGTTTTTCAGCAACCGCCTGGGCGTGGCGTTTCCGTGGAATAAATACGCCCAGATTGTGGTGCGCGACTACGTGAGCGGCGCGATGGAGAACACCACCGCTACCCTGCACGGCGAGCAGGTGCAGCTGGATGCCCGGGAACTGCTCGACCGCGAGTACCCAGGCGAGTCGGTGATTGCGCACGAGCTGTTTCACCAGTGGTTCGGCGACTACGTGACGGCCGAATCGTGGTCCAACATCACGGTCAACGAGTCAATGGCCGACTTTTCGGAGGGGCTCTACGCCGAGCACAAGTACGGCCGCGAGGCCGCCGACTACCATACCTACGCCAATCTGCGCCGCTACCTCGCCAACCCCACTGGGGCGGCCAAGGACCTCGTGCGCTTCCATTACGCCACCAAGGAAGACGTGTTCGACGTGGTGACTTACCAGAAGGGCGGGGCCGTGGTGGATATGCTGCGCACGTACCTGGGCGACGACGTATTCTTTGGCGGCTTGCAGAAATACCTGAAAGACAACGCCCTGGGCACCGGCGAGGCCCACCAGCTGCGCCTGGCGATGGAGGCCGCGTCGGGCCAGGACCTGAACTGGTTCTTCAACCAGTGGTACTTCGGGGCCGGCCACCCGCTCGTCACCATCGACTACGCCTGGGACGCGGCCCGCCGGGTGCAGCGCGTTACCCTGACGCAGACCCAGCCGGGCGAGCCGTTCCGGCTGCCGCTGGCCATCGACTACTATGTGAACGGCAAAGTCCAGCGCCAGCGCGTGCTGCTGACCCAGGCCAGCCAGACGTTTGAGATGCCCCTGGCGGCCGCGCCGGCCCTGGTGAACGTGGATGCCGAGAAGAAGCTGGTGTGGCTGAAAACCGACCACAAGCCCTTTAGCGCCTACGCCTACCAGTACGCCCACGCGCCGCTGTACGTGGACCGCCGCGAGGCCCTGGCCGCCGCCCAAGCCGCCCAGGCGAAGGACCCCGCCGCCCGCGCCCTGCTGCTGGGGGCCCTGAACGACAAGTTCTACGACCTGCGCCGAGCTGCCGCCCAAAGCCTCGACCTGAAAAACAACGCCGTGGCCAGCGCCGCCGCGCCCACCCTGCGCAAGCGGCTCGCCACCGAGCAGAATCCCGCCGTGCAAACCGCCCTTTTGGGGGCCCTGGGCCAGCTCAAGGACAAGCGTGACGCGGGCGTTTTCACCCGGTACCTGGCCGGTACCCGTTCCTACGCCGTGCAGGGCGCAGCCTTGCAAGCCCTGGCCGAAGTAGCGCCCCCGCAGGCCCTGGCCAAAGCCCAGGCCCTGGAGGGCGACGACCACGCCGCCCTGACCCAGGCCGTGGTGGCCACCTACGCCGTGGCCGGCGGCGGGGCCCAGTGGCCTTACATCCGCGAGAAATTCGACGCGGCCCCCATTTCCGCGAAGGTGGGCCTGCTGCCGGGCCTGGCTGCCATGCTGCCGCGCCTGAGCGAGCCCAAACTGTTCGCCGAAGACGTGGCCCGCCTCCAGGCCATCGGCATCCAGTACAAGTCGCAGGGCGCCGACCACGTCATCATCGGCCTGCTACAAAATAGCCTGAAGGAAAATGCCCACAGCGCCGATGTCCCCGAAAACCGCCAAACCCTGGCACGCGCCATCCAGCAAATTTAG
- a CDS encoding AraC family transcriptional regulator, whose amino-acid sequence MSFSQLYRFKTITEYHRLMGLPPPEHPLLSVVRIEAVQPPVVAGPVSLVFEFYAISLKRVFNARFKYGQQTYDFDEGVMFFMAPGQVFGIEIEKEATQLPAGWMVLVHPDFLWKTSLSQKIRQYEFFAYSVHEALFLSAKEEATVTQLMHYIEQEYHANIDPFSQNIIISHLEALLHYAERFYQRQFITRRVANHQLLNRLEELLAAYFIGNDLSQKGLPTVGYVAEALHVSADYLSGMLKVLTGLTTQQHIHEHLLQRAKEKLSTTELSVGEIAYQLGFEHAPSFSRLFKSKTNLSPLAFRQSFN is encoded by the coding sequence ATGTCCTTCAGCCAGCTCTACCGATTCAAAACGATTACGGAATACCACCGGTTGATGGGGCTGCCCCCGCCGGAGCACCCCTTACTCAGCGTGGTGCGGATTGAAGCGGTGCAACCGCCTGTAGTGGCGGGGCCGGTGAGCCTGGTTTTTGAGTTTTATGCCATCTCGTTAAAAAGAGTGTTCAACGCCCGGTTTAAGTACGGGCAGCAAACCTATGATTTTGACGAAGGGGTGATGTTTTTTATGGCACCCGGCCAGGTTTTTGGCATCGAAATAGAAAAAGAAGCCACCCAATTGCCTGCCGGCTGGATGGTGCTGGTTCATCCCGATTTCCTCTGGAAAACATCGCTGAGCCAGAAAATCCGGCAGTACGAATTCTTTGCTTATTCGGTCCATGAGGCTTTATTCCTGTCGGCGAAAGAAGAAGCAACCGTTACCCAGCTGATGCACTACATCGAGCAGGAGTACCACGCCAACATCGACCCGTTCAGCCAAAACATCATCATCTCCCATTTGGAAGCGTTGCTCCATTACGCCGAGCGGTTCTACCAGCGCCAATTTATCACCCGCCGAGTAGCCAACCACCAGCTTCTCAATCGGTTGGAAGAATTACTAGCTGCCTATTTTATTGGCAACGACCTCAGTCAAAAAGGCTTGCCCACGGTCGGTTACGTGGCCGAAGCCCTCCACGTATCGGCCGATTATTTGAGCGGAATGCTCAAGGTGCTGACCGGCCTAACCACACAGCAGCACATCCACGAACACTTGCTGCAACGGGCCAAGGAAAAGCTTTCCACCACGGAGCTTTCCGTCGGCGAAATTGCGTATCAACTGGGGTTTGAGCACGCGCCCTCGTTTAGTCGCTTATTTAAAAGCAAAACCAACCTGTCACCGCTGGCCTTTCGGCAGTCCTTTAATTGA
- a CDS encoding NAD-dependent dehydratase, producing the protein MNIVVTGSLGNISQPLTKELLQKGHAVTLVSSKPEKQPAIEALGATAAIGSIEDGPFVAATFAGAEAVYCMIPFNLAAADQGAYFRQVRQNYLQAIQQAIQQAGIRRVVLLSGWTAGVLGPASIENAFNELAGVGTTHLRPAYFYSNFYGLLPMILEQGHIAANFGGEDSIVLVSPLDIAAAAAEELETPLTGHTVRYVASEEMSCQQAARILGTAIGKPDLPWVTITDQQMQQGLQLAGLPPQLAASIVTMQAGIHSGVVLEQYRRHRPVLGQVKLIDFAQEFAAAYAAIAQK; encoded by the coding sequence ATGAACATCGTCGTAACCGGCTCGCTGGGCAACATCAGCCAGCCCCTCACCAAAGAACTCCTGCAAAAAGGCCATGCTGTTACCCTAGTCAGCAGCAAGCCGGAGAAACAACCCGCCATTGAAGCCCTGGGGGCGACGGCGGCCATTGGCTCCATCGAAGACGGGCCGTTTGTGGCCGCCACCTTCGCCGGGGCCGAGGCCGTCTATTGCATGATACCGTTTAACTTGGCAGCGGCTGACCAGGGAGCCTATTTCCGGCAAGTGCGCCAAAACTATCTGCAGGCCATCCAGCAGGCCATCCAGCAGGCCGGCATCAGGCGCGTAGTGCTGCTGAGTGGTTGGACGGCGGGGGTGCTCGGCCCGGCGAGTATCGAAAACGCTTTCAACGAGCTGGCGGGGGTCGGCACTACGCACCTGCGGCCGGCCTATTTTTACAGCAACTTCTACGGGCTGCTCCCGATGATATTAGAGCAGGGCCATATTGCCGCCAACTTTGGGGGCGAAGACTCGATTGTCCTGGTTTCTCCGCTGGACATTGCGGCGGCGGCGGCCGAAGAACTGGAAACCCCGCTGACCGGCCACACCGTGCGCTACGTGGCCAGTGAGGAAATGAGCTGCCAGCAAGCGGCCCGCATCTTGGGCACTGCCATCGGGAAGCCCGATTTGCCCTGGGTGACCATCACGGACCAGCAAATGCAGCAGGGGCTACAACTGGCCGGGCTGCCGCCGCAACTCGCCGCCAGCATCGTGACTATGCAAGCGGGCATTCACAGCGGGGTCGTGCTTGAACAGTACCGCCGCCACCGACCGGTGCTGGGCCAGGTTAAGCTAATCGATTTCGCCCAGGAATTTGCCGCCGCCTACGCCGCCATCGCCCAGAAATAA
- a CDS encoding FMN-dependent NADH-azoreductase, which produces MQILQIISSAQGANSYTTRLSQGIIDKLQAAHPGSTVVVRNLATHPFPHLEEAHLQAYFAPAEGRSPAQQQAVRHSDEAIAEVMAADALVIAVPFYNFTISSSLKAWLDHLTRANLTFRYTATGPEGLIPAGKQVYLALASGGIYSEGPLQPYDFATPYLRFMLGFLGLTDITVARAEGVKLPEFQPTALQKGIDSVMV; this is translated from the coding sequence ATGCAGATTCTGCAAATCATCTCCAGCGCCCAGGGCGCTAATTCGTACACCACGCGCCTCAGCCAGGGCATCATCGACAAGCTGCAAGCCGCGCATCCGGGCAGCACGGTGGTCGTGCGCAACCTAGCCACCCACCCGTTTCCCCACCTCGAAGAAGCCCACCTGCAAGCCTACTTCGCGCCCGCTGAGGGCCGCTCGCCCGCGCAGCAGCAGGCCGTGCGCCACTCCGACGAAGCCATTGCGGAAGTCATGGCGGCCGATGCCCTGGTCATTGCGGTGCCGTTCTACAACTTTACCATTTCCTCCTCGCTCAAGGCGTGGCTCGACCACCTGACGCGGGCCAACCTCACGTTCCGCTACACGGCCACCGGGCCGGAGGGGCTCATTCCGGCGGGCAAGCAGGTGTATTTGGCATTGGCCAGCGGCGGCATCTACTCGGAAGGCCCCCTGCAGCCCTACGATTTTGCCACGCCTTACCTGCGCTTCATGCTTGGCTTCCTGGGGCTCACCGACATCACCGTGGCCCGCGCCGAAGGCGTGAAGCTGCCCGAGTTCCAGCCCACCGCTTTGCAAAAGGGGATTGACAGCGTAATGGTGTAA
- a CDS encoding glyoxalase: protein MSTQPTSVPYTVPAGTSIGHIHLQVTDLNRALAFYRDLLGFEVMVHAGAAAFLSADGYHHHIGLNTWHSRGGRPAEHEGVAGLFHAAILYQDRAGLAKVLRRLNKAGYPLSGVADHGVSEALYLDDPDGNGLELYWDRPRDQWPVDAAGKLTIYTHPLDVPGLLALAM, encoded by the coding sequence ATGAGTACCCAGCCTACCTCCGTTCCCTATACCGTGCCCGCTGGCACGAGCATCGGCCATATCCACTTGCAAGTAACTGACCTCAACCGAGCGCTGGCTTTTTACCGCGACCTGCTAGGCTTCGAGGTGATGGTGCACGCGGGGGCGGCGGCTTTCCTGTCGGCCGACGGCTACCACCACCACATCGGACTCAACACCTGGCACAGCCGGGGCGGCCGGCCGGCCGAACACGAGGGGGTCGCGGGCCTCTTTCACGCCGCTATTCTGTATCAGGACCGAGCCGGGCTGGCAAAGGTCCTGCGCCGCCTGAATAAGGCCGGCTATCCGCTCAGCGGGGTGGCCGACCACGGCGTGAGCGAGGCCCTGTACCTGGACGACCCTGATGGCAACGGCCTGGAATTGTACTGGGACCGTCCGCGCGACCAATGGCCGGTGGATGCCGCCGGCAAGCTCACCATCTACACCCACCCGCTGGACGTGCCGGGCCTGCTGGCGCTGGCCATGTAG
- a CDS encoding NAD(P)-dependent oxidoreductase, with translation MILVTGATGQYGTKAIEHLLKKGIEPQRIAALVRDAAKGQKLQDQGIELRVGDYTNVDALVKAFQGVDTLLLVSSNDREAVENRTAHHVNVIKAAKAAQVKHLVYTSFVTKPGFQDSAIADFLTSHAETEQFLKDSGLTYTILQNGIYLEMIPIFAGAQVAETGVILFPAQAGKASWVLREELAEAAAHVLTTEGHENQTYVLANTEATSFQDIAQDLSRSLGKEVRYQSPPVEEFQATMQQAGVPEVYIGMFTTWASAVAQGMMDVQDSTLAAFLGREPTTTAQFITQVYA, from the coding sequence ATGATTTTAGTCACAGGCGCAACCGGTCAATACGGCACGAAAGCCATTGAGCATCTACTGAAGAAAGGCATTGAGCCGCAACGCATTGCCGCCCTGGTGCGAGATGCTGCAAAGGGCCAGAAACTCCAAGACCAGGGCATCGAACTGCGCGTCGGCGATTACACAAACGTTGACGCGCTGGTGAAGGCCTTTCAAGGGGTAGATACGCTCTTGCTGGTTTCCAGCAACGATAGAGAGGCCGTAGAAAACCGCACCGCGCACCACGTGAACGTCATCAAAGCGGCCAAAGCGGCGCAGGTGAAGCACCTGGTGTACACGTCATTTGTCACAAAGCCGGGCTTTCAAGACTCGGCCATCGCTGATTTCCTAACTTCTCACGCGGAAACCGAGCAGTTTCTCAAAGACAGTGGCCTGACCTACACCATCCTCCAGAATGGCATCTACCTGGAGATGATTCCCATCTTCGCGGGAGCCCAGGTAGCCGAGACCGGCGTCATCCTGTTTCCCGCTCAGGCAGGAAAAGCCAGCTGGGTGCTGCGGGAGGAACTAGCCGAAGCCGCCGCCCACGTATTGACCACAGAAGGGCATGAAAACCAGACGTATGTGCTGGCCAATACCGAGGCGACTTCTTTCCAGGACATTGCCCAGGACCTTTCCCGCAGCTTAGGCAAGGAAGTTCGCTATCAGTCGCCCCCGGTCGAAGAGTTTCAAGCTACAATGCAGCAAGCCGGCGTGCCGGAGGTTTACATCGGCATGTTCACGACGTGGGCCAGCGCGGTGGCGCAAGGGATGATGGATGTCCAGGATTCGACCCTGGCAGCGTTCCTGGGCCGAGAACCAACGACCACGGCGCAGTTCATCACGCAAGTTTATGCCTAA